ATAATCCTCTATCTGCCGAAACGATAACTTGCATTTCAGGAGGTACTGTATCTTTCAATGATTGAAACAGATGAAGCCAATGAGGTTTCCACGAGCCTTTTTCTGTACCTTTAACTATTTTCCAAGCAACTGGAATACCACAACCTTGATAGAGAACATGAAGAGACAACACCGTAAAATTCTGACCAACCGACGTTGCATCTATTGCTAATGGCAACCACTTTTCCTCACTATTCCATAAACTTAAAATCCATGAGAGTAAAGGTGCAAAGCATTTATCGACATCTAATTCTTTCCTTTTTTTTCCCTTCTTTGCCTTACTATCCTGATACCATTCTTTTAGTCTTTGTTTGACTGTATTATTTTTTTCTCCATTTATTTTGGCGATGAATTCAGATACTCTGGTAAGACTACTCGAATTAGTTATTACCATCCCAAAGCTCCAAGTAGCCAAGCCTGCTACTTCAGGCAATGATAAATCACAAAAGTGATTAGAAACAATTTTTGACCAGTCTTTGAGATATTGATTATGTAACATAGCTTAACCAATTAACCAATTTTCTGGATGATTAATCATTTTGACTAATCCACTTAACACTTGATTATAATTACTATATAATTCTCTTCCTTGTTCGGTAGATATATAGTCACATTTAACCGCAAATTTGAGCCAAACCTGAGTTTCTGCGGCTTCTGCTTCAGAGTCATTTAGCTCACGGGGTGACACAGAAGTCCTGATGTAGACAGGGTATGGGGTATCGGGTGTGGGGTGTGGTGAATTTATTTGGCGCTATTCAACGATATAGAAGTATTTTTCTCCTCAAAGAGACCAAAAATACCATAAATGGAATTTTAAATTAAATAATCCGTTGACTTTTTTCCCTACACCTACCCCCTACACCCTACCCCCTGCCTTGAGTTCAACGAAAGTTGTCACCCCGTCAGGTCATTTAGTTTAGCTACAAATGATCCTTTATACCGACGTTTTCTCCAGGCTTCGGCAAAATTAGTACAAACTGACCGGGATGAACGTCTAATCTGGTCAGTCAAAGAGTATCTTTCTTCTATGGGGAACTGCTGGGATAATTCAAAAATAATCATGGCTGTTTCAAACCCTTTTTGATAGATGACCAAATCTTCATGAGTTTTAATGGTTTTTTGCTCTTTTT
This Gloeocapsa sp. DLM2.Bin57 DNA region includes the following protein-coding sequences:
- a CDS encoding four helix bundle protein, which encodes MNSPHPTPDTPYPVYIRTSVSPRELNDSEAEAAETQVWLKFAVKCDYISTEQGRELYSNYNQVLSGLVKMINHPENWLIG
- a CDS encoding four helix bundle protein encodes the protein MDKGEKEQKTIKTHEDLVIYQKGFETAMIIFELSQQFPIEERYSLTDQIRRSSRSVCTNFAEAWRKRRYKGSFVAKLNDLTG